DNA sequence from the Alkaliphilus metalliredigens QYMF genome:
AATGCTTCATGGATTCACTATCTCGACATTAGTGGTGGTCGTTTCTTTTTCAGTGCAAAAAATTATGGGTCACCTATAATACTTCCTTAACTCTACCAACAATACCATCCTCAAGCATTACTTTTATCCCATGGGGATGGGTTTGTGAATTTGTTAGGATTTTTAAAACCACACCTTCTGTCAACTGATTAGAACGCTGGTCTTGTTTTTGGACGACTTTGACTCTTGTTCCTTTTGATATATTACTTCGCTTAGTACCAGGCATAATAACGTCTCTCCTTCTATTGTTTATCTTTAGACCTACCACATACTCCAGGGCATAGTCATTTATAGTAATTATATAAGTTCCATTTTTGTATCAATTACCTTATTATATCTTTTTAGCATCCATGAAGCAAACTCAATAAATAACTTGAATCCACCTTAGCTCAGTGATAAAGTGTATAGATACAATGCTTAATTTTGAAATAAGGTTTTAAAATAATATTACTTGGAGGAACTATGAATCATAAAAAGTATTATGGACTCATGACATTTGGTACAATTTTATGGGCAGGTGCCTTTATAGCAGGCAAATTAGGCGTGGAAAAATTGTCACCACTTTTGTTAACCTACTTTAGGATGCTATTTGCAACA
Encoded proteins:
- a CDS encoding YwbE family protein, with protein sequence MPGTKRSNISKGTRVKVVQKQDQRSNQLTEGVVLKILTNSQTHPHGIKVMLEDGIVGRVKEVL